In Paracoccus methylovorus, a genomic segment contains:
- a CDS encoding PAS domain-containing protein: protein MSNDDGQDRGAMLSPDATQDRPGKLLRLADYEPVQMDRILGELRGYWEGLRQGRAIPNRADVAPRGIRRALDYAFILERIAPGAARFRLAGRHLIDLMGMEVRGMPLCAFLNTSSRGRLSDVLESVFFAPQIAEIVLGSPASYGRPALDGRMLLLPLRSDLGDVTRALGCLVVQGQVGESPRRFDLLSDIEFPVIPGAKVVEPSPSPPGFAETPMRWKSAPPPKPIAPLPQDASPAERRARFRVVSNDPPSKPPGELQ from the coding sequence ATGTCTAACGACGACGGACAGGACAGAGGGGCCATGCTAAGCCCCGATGCGACGCAGGACCGGCCCGGCAAACTGTTGCGCCTTGCCGATTACGAACCCGTGCAGATGGACCGCATCCTGGGCGAATTGCGCGGTTATTGGGAGGGGCTGCGTCAAGGCCGCGCCATTCCCAACCGCGCCGATGTCGCGCCGCGAGGAATCCGCAGGGCGCTTGACTATGCCTTTATCCTTGAGCGCATCGCCCCGGGGGCGGCCCGTTTTCGACTGGCCGGACGCCATCTTATCGACCTGATGGGAATGGAGGTGCGAGGCATGCCGCTTTGCGCCTTTCTGAACACCAGTTCGCGAGGACGGCTGTCCGATGTGCTGGAAAGCGTGTTCTTCGCCCCGCAGATCGCCGAGATCGTGCTGGGTTCGCCCGCCAGCTATGGTCGCCCGGCGCTGGACGGCCGGATGCTGCTGTTGCCGCTGCGTTCGGATCTGGGGGATGTGACGCGGGCACTTGGCTGTCTGGTCGTACAGGGGCAGGTCGGCGAAAGCCCGCGCCGTTTCGATCTGCTGTCGGATATCGAATTCCCGGTCATTCCCGGAGCCAAGGTGGTCGAGCCATCGCCCTCGCCGCCGGGGTTTGCCGAGACGCCAATGCGGTGGAAAAGCGCACCGCCGCCCAAGCCAATTGCCCCTTTGCCCCAGGACGCCAGCCCGGCCGAGCGCCGCGCCCGCTTTCGTGTCGTAAGCAACGATCCGCCTTCAAAGCCGCCCGGCGAGCTCCAGTAA
- the gmk gene encoding guanylate kinase, translating to MERSGLLVILSSPSGAGKSTLARRLMDWDPQLRFSVSATTRKPRPGEVEGEHYYFRTSEQFRTMVAEGEMLEHAEVFGNFYGTPRGPVEEAMRAGRDTLFDVDWQGGQQIRASSLGGHVISIFVLPPSLAELERRLIARQQDAPEVIAGRMRKSRDEISHWAEYDYVIVNDDLDRSAEALKTILRAERMRRARQVGLGPFVRALMEEESA from the coding sequence ATGGAGCGCAGCGGACTTCTGGTGATCCTGTCCTCGCCCTCGGGGGCGGGAAAATCGACGCTGGCGCGGCGGCTGATGGACTGGGACCCGCAGTTGCGGTTTTCGGTCTCGGCGACCACCCGCAAGCCGCGTCCTGGCGAGGTTGAGGGCGAGCATTACTATTTCCGCACTTCTGAACAATTCCGCACCATGGTGGCCGAGGGCGAGATGCTGGAACATGCCGAGGTCTTCGGCAATTTCTATGGCACCCCCCGCGGCCCGGTGGAGGAGGCGATGCGCGCCGGTCGCGACACGCTTTTCGACGTGGACTGGCAGGGCGGGCAGCAGATCCGCGCATCGAGCCTTGGCGGGCATGTCATCTCGATCTTCGTGCTGCCGCCCAGTCTGGCCGAGCTGGAGCGCCGGCTGATCGCACGCCAGCAGGATGCGCCAGAGGTCATCGCGGGCCGCATGCGCAAAAGCCGTGACGAGATCAGCCACTGGGCGGAATACGATTATGTCATCGTCAACGACGATCTGGACCGCAGTGCCGAGGCGCTGAAGACCATCTTGCGGGCCGAGCGGATGCGCCGCGCCCGGCAGGTGGGCCTTGGCCCCTTCGTCCGCGCCCTTATGGAGGAGGAAAGCGCA
- a CDS encoding class II 3-deoxy-7-phosphoheptulonate synthase produces the protein MAPTNSSFATPAQAWDKRGWRAYPRVQMPDYPDQNAVAAVEAQLAKFPPLVFAGEARRLKASLGEVASGRAFLLQGGDCAESFSEFSADNIRDTFKVMLQMAVVLTWGAQLPVVKVGRMAGQFAKPRSTSTEKVGDQELPSYRGDIINGFDFTPQARIPDPQRMLAAYTQASASLNLLRAFSTGGYADIHRVQSWISDFTGGEEAARYRDIAERISDAMAFMAAAGVTSETAHDLGKVDFYTSHEALLLEYEEALARIDSTTGLPVAGSGHMIWIGDRTRQVDGAHVEFCRGVQNPIGLKCGPSISDSDLKTLIAKLNPENEPGRLTLIARFGAGTVGENLPRLIKAVQEEGAHVVWSCDPMHGNTIKSASGYKTRPFDSVLREVREFFAIHRAEGTIPGGVHFEMTGQDVTECIGGVRAVTDEDLSSRYHTACDPRLNASQSLELAFLVAEELRNRRINGATKQAKAS, from the coding sequence ATGGCACCGACGAATTCCAGTTTCGCGACCCCGGCACAGGCATGGGACAAGCGTGGCTGGCGCGCCTATCCGCGCGTCCAGATGCCTGACTATCCCGACCAGAATGCTGTCGCCGCCGTCGAGGCGCAACTGGCCAAGTTCCCGCCGCTGGTTTTTGCCGGCGAGGCGCGCCGTCTGAAAGCCTCGCTGGGCGAGGTCGCTTCCGGTCGTGCCTTCCTGTTGCAAGGCGGTGACTGCGCTGAAAGTTTCTCGGAATTCTCGGCCGACAACATCCGCGACACGTTCAAGGTCATGCTGCAAATGGCCGTCGTACTGACCTGGGGCGCGCAGCTTCCGGTGGTCAAGGTCGGCCGCATGGCGGGTCAGTTCGCCAAGCCGCGCTCTACCTCGACGGAAAAGGTCGGCGATCAGGAGCTGCCCAGCTATCGCGGCGACATCATCAACGGCTTCGACTTCACCCCGCAGGCGCGCATTCCCGATCCGCAGCGCATGCTCGCTGCCTATACGCAGGCCTCGGCTTCGCTCAATCTGTTGCGCGCATTTTCGACGGGGGGCTATGCCGACATCCACCGGGTGCAAAGCTGGATCAGCGATTTCACCGGCGGTGAAGAAGCCGCGCGCTACCGCGACATCGCCGAGCGCATCAGCGATGCGATGGCGTTTATGGCGGCGGCCGGCGTGACCTCGGAAACCGCGCATGATCTTGGCAAGGTGGATTTCTACACCAGCCACGAGGCGCTGCTTCTGGAATATGAAGAGGCGCTGGCGCGGATCGATTCGACCACCGGCCTGCCGGTCGCGGGCTCGGGCCACATGATCTGGATCGGCGACCGCACGCGTCAGGTCGATGGTGCCCATGTCGAGTTCTGCCGCGGGGTGCAAAACCCGATCGGGCTGAAATGCGGTCCCTCGATCAGCGACAGCGATCTGAAGACGCTGATCGCCAAGCTGAACCCCGAGAACGAACCGGGCCGGCTGACGCTGATCGCCCGCTTTGGGGCTGGCACGGTGGGTGAAAACCTGCCGCGCCTGATCAAGGCGGTGCAGGAAGAGGGGGCGCATGTCGTCTGGTCTTGCGATCCGATGCACGGCAACACGATCAAATCGGCCTCGGGCTACAAAACCCGGCCCTTCGATTCGGTGCTGCGTGAGGTGCGCGAATTCTTTGCCATCCACCGCGCCGAGGGCACCATTCCGGGCGGCGTGCATTTCGAGATGACCGGCCAGGACGTGACCGAATGCATCGGTGGTGTTCGTGCCGTCACCGACGAAGACCTGTCGAGCCGCTATCACACCGCCTGCGACCCAAGGCTTAACGCCAGCCAGTCGCTGGAGCTGGCCTTCCTCGTGGCCGAGGAACTGCGCAACCGCCGTATCAATGGCGCGACCAAGCAGGCCAAGGCAAGCTGA